A window from Kovacikia minuta CCNUW1 encodes these proteins:
- a CDS encoding alpha/beta hydrolase yields the protein MTFQDSSGVDITEFDLTPIDGSTGTGRVLGYYVDSTATINVEDDPVLPKTSVKQKIRDIAQYLVETNAPEVVIAIHGYGTQQEDAKRRFCKIHKFANSICEAKASVFLGYRWPSEKPTGDPAIPEDGNFFVKLRSAFQSLPILPVRIFGIGLVLSLITAGLLLVDNDLNWLFTPILFLAAIAFSTLLTLILLRLATYFRDNYRATNYAVLDLVELLRQLDQAVYEVKFLETVKGEKIPDALLQEMGINLDQWDRLSLSEKKAYWFGIQVNWEQKFNLEKRYEVETVPQIKRIKLSFIGHSMGCFVVTNTLRILSDVFDPNSINQNPPAKIGRVFCLERLVLVAPDIPTEAIRTGRSNFLKSSLRRCEEAYVFCNEGDLALRLASTAANYFSFPSRTRSSGYRLGNLSAKRFANEGDRTSHILKDSNYGIINLKEDEEKTFVESPYDWLEIRASDQEHQTLSEIKHLKKLSQVRDLSPPPETAPPEKTTPISDLFTYFDCTDYVDFQDEPAQVARRTQPQGVVSYALRRSALNFVNYVSLSFAYFLGLPRSINVHGGYFNGVFSQEMIYKLAFLGFQGLLASLQSSEECTSVSELTPEKRQKLLQVLSEKCQQQGIQVVLAPIRYSRDVLGVNPRE from the coding sequence ATGACTTTTCAGGATTCTTCAGGTGTTGATATTACCGAATTTGATCTGACGCCTATCGATGGCTCGACGGGTACTGGCAGGGTGCTTGGATATTACGTAGACAGTACTGCCACCATTAACGTAGAAGATGATCCGGTTCTACCCAAGACATCGGTCAAGCAGAAGATTCGGGATATTGCTCAGTATCTTGTAGAAACCAATGCTCCTGAGGTTGTAATTGCGATTCACGGATATGGCACTCAACAGGAAGATGCAAAGCGACGGTTCTGTAAGATTCACAAATTTGCCAACAGCATTTGTGAAGCGAAGGCAAGTGTCTTTTTAGGGTACCGCTGGCCCTCTGAGAAACCGACCGGAGATCCGGCAATACCTGAAGATGGAAACTTTTTTGTCAAGCTAAGAAGTGCCTTCCAATCCTTGCCAATTCTGCCCGTAAGAATTTTTGGAATTGGTTTGGTGTTGAGTCTAATTACGGCTGGTTTGCTATTGGTAGATAATGATTTAAATTGGCTATTCACACCCATCTTATTTCTAGCAGCGATCGCCTTTTCCACCCTATTGACGCTGATCCTTTTACGCCTGGCGACGTATTTTCGAGATAATTATCGGGCAACAAATTACGCAGTTCTAGACCTGGTGGAATTGCTCAGACAGCTTGATCAGGCAGTCTATGAAGTGAAGTTTTTAGAAACAGTAAAAGGGGAAAAGATTCCTGATGCCCTGCTTCAAGAGATGGGCATCAATCTCGATCAGTGGGATCGCCTCAGTTTAAGTGAGAAAAAAGCTTACTGGTTTGGTATTCAGGTTAACTGGGAGCAAAAGTTTAATCTGGAAAAACGATATGAAGTGGAAACTGTACCGCAGATTAAACGGATTAAATTGTCATTTATTGGTCACAGTATGGGTTGTTTTGTGGTGACCAATACATTGAGAATCCTTTCTGATGTATTTGATCCCAACTCGATTAATCAGAATCCTCCCGCCAAAATTGGGCGGGTCTTTTGTCTGGAAAGACTTGTTTTAGTCGCCCCCGATATTCCCACAGAAGCGATTCGGACGGGGCGATCGAATTTTCTCAAATCCTCCCTGCGTCGTTGTGAAGAGGCGTATGTATTCTGTAACGAGGGGGATTTGGCTTTACGGCTTGCTTCTACGGCTGCCAATTACTTTAGCTTTCCGAGCAGAACGCGCTCCAGCGGCTACCGTTTGGGTAATTTATCTGCCAAACGCTTTGCCAACGAGGGCGATCGCACCAGCCACATCCTGAAAGACTCGAACTACGGCATTATTAATCTGAAGGAGGATGAGGAAAAGACTTTTGTTGAGTCTCCCTATGATTGGCTTGAAATTCGGGCTTCAGATCAGGAACATCAAACGCTAAGTGAAATTAAACACCTCAAAAAACTGAGCCAGGTTCGCGATTTGTCTCCGCCTCCAGAAACCGCCCCACCGGAGAAAACAACCCCTATTTCAGACTTGTTTACCTATTTTGATTGCACGGATTATGTTGATTTTCAAGATGAACCAGCCCAGGTTGCAAGGCGCACCCAGCCCCAGGGGGTGGTAAGTTACGCTTTGAGGAGATCTGCGCTGAACTTTGTTAATTATGTGTCGTTGAGTTTTGCCTATTTTCTAGGGTTACCGCGCTCAATCAATGTGCATGGGGGGTATTTCAACGGTGTTTTCAGTCAAGAAATGATCTACAAACTTGCCTTCCTGGGATTTCAGGGCTTGCTGGCGTCACTACAATCGTCAGAGGAATGCACATCTGTGAGTGAGCTTACCCCGGAAAAGAGGCAAAAGTTGTTGCAAGTTCTTTCTGAAAAATGCCAGCAGCAGGGAATTCAGGTTGTCCTGGCACCGATTCGCTACTCCAGGGATGTATTGGGAGTAAACCCCAGGGAGTAG